The following proteins are encoded in a genomic region of Channa argus isolate prfri chromosome 3, Channa argus male v1.0, whole genome shotgun sequence:
- the bglapl gene encoding bone gamma-carboxyglutamate (gla) protein, like yields MKTLTLLSICALLSVCCSMISPEPEVVTDPDADTTAEAAPDTFSTSESNTASSSESSESSESSESSESSESSESSESSESSSSESTESDSSTSDSTASSSSSSSSSESASTEAPQVLVKRDLAVALLRSRRAAPAGDLTPLQLESLREVCEVNVACDEMADTAGIVAAYNAYYGPVPF; encoded by the exons ATGAAGACTCTGACTCTCCTCTCCATCTGCGCTCTCCTCTCAGTGTGCTGCTCCATGATAA GTCCTGAACCAGAGGTTGTCACTGACCCTGATGCAGACACAACTGCTGAAGCTGCACCTGACACTTTCTCCACCTCTGAATCTAATACAGCCTCATCCTCCGAGTCCTCTGAATCCTCTGAGTCCTCTGAGTCCTCTGAGTCCTCTGAGTCCTCTGAGTCCTCTGAGTCCTCTGAATCTTCTTCCTCTGAGTCAACTGAGTCTGACTCCTCAACATCTGACTCCACAgcctcttcatcatcttcatcatcctcatcagaATCAGCCAGCACTGAAG CGCCTCAAGTGCTTGTGAAGAGAGATTTGGCCGTTGCCCTTCTGAGGAGCAGGAGAGCTGCCCCAGCAGGAGACCTCACCCCTTTGCAGCTGGAAAG CCTGAGAGAGGTGTGTGAGGTGAATGTCGCCTGCGATGAGATGGCTGACACTGCAGGCATCGTTGCTGCATACAATGCTTACTATGGACCCGTTCCATTCTAA